The nucleotide window ACGCCAGACCCTTTCGTGGCCGATCTGATCGAAGCGACGCGGCGCGAAGCCGCGATCACCCCGCAGCATTTCTCTCCCGCGGCAATTATCGACCGCCTGATGGCAGCCATCGTGAACGAGGCGGCCTGTGTTCTGCACGAAGGCACTGCACAGCGGCCGGGTGATGTGGATGTGACGCTGGTGAATGGCTATGGCTTCCCACGTTGGCGCGGAGGGCCGTTCTGGTGGGCCGCGCAGCAAAGCCGTAACAGCTTGGCCGCAGCCCTCGCCGGACTTGCCGCAGCCCAAGGCGCGGATTTCAAGGCTGGCCCTGTAAAGGCGGCTCTCGCAGCGCTGCGGGGCTGAACGGCGGTGGGTACGCGCAGCGCTCCCCCGCGCCCGGCCTATCTGGGCCCTTGCAGCCAGGCCATCACTTCAGCTTCATGCTGATGCTGACCATGTCACCACGATAGATACCATTAGCGAGGATGATGGTACTGCCATCCTTGCGCTTGGCATAGCGTTTCACATTCGCAATCGGGTCGCTGATCGGCAGGTTCAGCAGGCTTGAGGTTTCCAGGTCTGCCGAGCCGATCGTCAGGATCTGCCGGGCATCGGCAATCTCGGCGCCGGCAATGTCAAAGACCAGCCGCATGGCTGTCTTGGTGGTAAGATCCTCATCCGTGATCTTGTCGCAAATGGACTCGTCGATATAGATGTCGGCCAGCAGAAATGCTTGGCCGTCGCGCGTGTGCCGGCGCCGCAGGTGCCTGTAGGCCGCTACCGGAATCCCGCAATCATCGTTGCTTTTGGGCAGCGGCACATTGCGCTCGTCGCTCAGCACCTCGATCAACGCTCCCGACCGCGCGATCAGCATCCCGGACAGGTCGGTATGAACCTCGCACCAGAGATCGCGTTTCGGCACGTTCTTGACAAAGGTGCCTTTCGCGCGAAACCGGTCGATAAGGTCTTCACGCTCCAGGATCGACAGGGCTTGGCGGATCGTCATGTTGGCGACGCCGCATTCCTTCGCCAGGGTCTCGACGGTCGGAATCTGCATCCCGATGGCCCAATCGCCAGTCTCGATGCGACGACGGAACAGGCCTGCAAGCTGGATATAGCGGGCAACGCCGCTGCGGTCGAGCGCAAGGGCCGTATCTGTTGCGGTTTTCGTGCCTTGCGCGGTCATCAAGCCCGTCCTCCTGTTCAATGTTGAACGGCTAAAGGTAGTTAGAGTAGCCTATTGCCTGTTCAATATATCCCTGCGGAACGTCAATACAACCGCCAACTCGGCCCGAAGCAGGGCACGGGCCTGATCGCAGATGGTGAGACGGTGCGCGTTCACACCAGCCGCGATCCGGTGGCAAGGGCCTTGCCAGCCATTGCGTCAAACCAGACCTTCGTAGGAGCCCCCATCCACCTGCAGGTTCTGGCCGGAAATGAAGCTGGCCTGTACGCTGCACAAGAAGGCGCAGGCGTCGCCGAATTCGTGGGGCAGGCCAAACCGCTTGGCAGCGATGGTGTCGGAAATTTCGGTCCGCGCAGTGTCGCGGTCGACGCCTTTTTCCCGCATAATCTTCTGCGCAAGGAATTCCTGGCGCGGCGTGTCGATCCGCTCGGGCAGAAGGTTGTTGATGGTGACATTGTCGATCACCACCTCGCGCGAGATTGCCTTGCTTACCGCGGTCAGGCCGGCACGGGCGGCGCAGGACAGGCCCATGAATAATCTGGGCGATTTGACCATTGCCGAGGTGATGTTGACGATTCGGCCGAACCGGCGGGCCTGCATGCCCGGAATGAAGGCACGCATCATCTGCACGGCGGGGATCAGGTTCATCTCGACCGCGCCGATCAGGGCGTCATGGTCCCAGTCGACAAGGGCACCCGGAGCCGGCCCGGCATTGTTGTTGACGAGAATGTCGATATCGCCCGCTCCGGCGATCAGCCGCGCCCTACCCTTCTCGTCGGACTGGTCCGCTGCGATGAACAGGACCTCGCCGCCGGTTTCGGCATGCAGCCGCGCCGCCGCGGCCTCGAGCTTTGCCTCGTCACGCCCGTTGAGAATAACGATTGCACCTTCGCGCGACAACGATTGCGCGCAGGCATAGCCGAGCCCTTGCGAGGATCCGCAGATCAATGCTCTGCGCTTGCTTAACCCAAGGTCCACGATAGCCCCCTTCCCTCTGGAAATCTGTTCGCTCCTACCGGGCTCCTCACCCGTACAGCTTGTAAAAGCCTATAAAGTAGTTTATATATTTTTCAATGCCAAAGTTGAGCCATGTCTATCGTCCTGAACCCGGAAGAGATCCGTCATGCCCTTGCCAGCTACCATCTTCAAACCGCCCTTCTCGATCACCCGTATGAGCCACGCCGTGTTTCAGGTGGGCGATCTGGCGGCCAGCCGTGATTTCTATCTCGAGGTTCTCGGCATGGCGATCAGCGACGAGAGCGCAGACACGATCTGGTTGCGGGGGCTGGAAGAAGGCTGCCACCACAGCCTCGTGCTGAAACGCGGCGCACCGGGGTGCCAGCGGGTCGGTTTCCGGGTGCTGATGGAGGAGGACCTCGACTTGGTCGCGGCGCATTTCAGCGCCGCGGGCCTGCCCACGCAATGGGTGGAAGTGCCATACCAGAGCCGGACATTGCACACGGTGGACCCCGTCGGCACCCCGCTCGAATTCTGTGTGAGCATGGAGGTCCGACCGCGGCTTTTTCATCATGTCGAGCGGTATCGCGGGGCCAGCGTCCAGCGCGCGGATCATGTGCAGGTGCTGACGCCCGGTGTGGCCCTGGCCCTGCAGTTCTACATGGGCATGGGCTTTCGGCTGTCGGAATATGTGCAGCCCGACGATGCCCCCGACCCGGTCTTCGTGTTCCTGCAACGCAAGGGAAACCCGCATGACGTGGTTTTCGCAAACCGAGGTACGCTTCAGCTTCACCATATCGCCTATACTGTGCCCGACAGTGCCGCATTGATCCATACGGCGGAACTGATGGTTCGGCGGGGCGAGGGTGACAGGGTGGAGTTTGGCCCGGCCCGGCATTTCAGTCCCGGGCTGGCGCGGTTTCTCTACATCCGAGACCCTGACGGCCACCGGATCGAGCTGTTCCCCTCGCACTATCAGACGATGGATGTCGAGGATGCGCCGGTGCGCTGGTCACCCGAGGAATTCCGCATCGGCGGCTGGCAGGAGCCGCCGCAACGCTGGCTCGACGAGGCCATGTCTTTTGTCTGAACCGGCCCGTGGCGCCGTGCAGCGGCAAGGAGCGGCGGCACAGTCCGGGAACGGATCGGTGAATTTCTAGACTTGCACAGTGGGAGGAAATCCAGATGACTGATACCCAAGACGACGGGTCCGAAGAGGCCCCGAACGAGTTCCGGATGACGCGCCGAAGCGCGATTGCGGCCTTGGCGGCGGGCACGATATTACCGATTTCCGGGCTGGTGCGCCCCGCCTTGGCCTTCGACGCGCAACAGGCTCTGCAGACCGAGGCCTTTCTGGATGAAACCTTTGGTGGCCGCTGCATGGTGGCGGCCGAGGCGGTCGAAGGGCCCTACTACATCGATGAGAGGATCGTGCGCTCGGACATCCGCGACGATCAGCCCGGCCTGCGGCTCGAACTCGACTTCCAGATCGTCAACGCCAATGCCTATTGCAGGCCCGTTCCCGGAGCGGTGGTCTCGATATGGCATTGCAACGCCTTGGGCGAATACAGCGGCTATCTGTATCAGCTTCCGGATGCCCCGCCGGACTTCACGCTGATGGACCCCGCGACCGGGCATTTTCCGCCTAGGGGTGCCGAGCGTTTTCTGCGCGGCGTCCAGACGGCCGATGCAGAGGGCCGGGTCAGGTTCACCACGATTTTTCCCGGCTGGTATCGGCCGCGTGTAACGCATCTCCACATGCGTGTCTATCTGAGCGACACCGCATCGCTGACGACGCAGCTCTATTTCCCCGATTCACTGTCGACCGCGGTCTATTCCAGCTCGGAGGCCTACGTGAAGCGCGGCCCTTCGCCGTTCAACATCGGGAATGATCCGATCCGCGCCCAAAGCGGGCTGGTTGGCGGAAGCGACATCATGTCTCTCACGATGGGGGAAGATGGTGTTCTGCGCGGTCAGCAGATCATCGGCGCCTCTCACATCTGAGCAACAGCTCAAGCGGCCATGAGCAGGGCGGTCCGTCAGGATCGCCCTGCTCCTTTTGGGTGGCCCAACTCCTCGCGCCACCCCGGCGATGGAGGTTCGGCCCGGCACAATGGCAAACGACGGCACCGGGGTGCCGCCGCAGCTTCTGCTCTGCCAGCCGGCCGGCCGGCAGGGCCGCAGACGCGTCACATCGTGGAAGGCAACCATGTGACCAGGGCAGGGAAGGCCAGCAGCAACCCGATCTTGAACAAGGTCGAGGCGAAGAAGGGCCAGCAGCCACGATAGACAGTGCCAATCGGAATCCGGTTGTCGAGCGAGGCTATTACGAACATGTTGAGCCCGAATGGCGGCGAAATCATCCCCGCCTCCATGCACATGATGGTCATGATGCCCCACCAGACCGGATCGAACCCCAGACCTGTCACCAGCGGTGCGAAGAACGGGATGGTCACCACCATCATGGCGAAGGGGTCCATGACGGTTCCAAGCACCAGATAGCAGGCGACAAGTGCCAGCACGATCCCGAAGGGGCTAAGACCCAGTCCCGTGATGAATCTGGTGAAAGCCGCGGGAACACCGCTGATCCCGAAGAAGAAGGACAGCACGACAACGCCGAAGATCAGCGAATAGATCATCGCCAGGGAGCCGGTCGAGTCGGCCATTGTCGCCCAGAACCGAGAGGGCGTGAGCTTGCCCCGGAACAGGGCAACCAGGAAGGCACCCCCCGCACCAACCGAGCCGGCCTCCAGTTCGGTGAAAAAGCCGAGGTAGATCCCGCCCAGCACAACCCCAAGCAAAAGGATCACCGACCAGGATCCGCGGGCCGCCCTGGCGATCTCCTGAAACGAGGCTGCGGCGCCTTTCACCGCGTCGCCCGGCCTCAGCCAGAGCCAGACCGCGACTGTGAACATGTAGAACAATGTCGCCAGAATGCCCGGAATGACGGCACCCACAAACAGCTGGCCAACGGATTGTTCGGTCAGTATGGCGTAAAGGATCAGCGCCGAGGACGGCGGAATGAGCTGGCCGAGTGTACCACCGGCGGCGATGGTTCCCGTTGCAAGGGAAGGTTGGTAGTTGCGCTGCTGCATCTCGGTTAGAGCGATCTTGCCGACGGTGAGTTGCGTGGCGATGGACGAGCCGGTGAGTGTGCCGAACAGGGCACATGCGAGGATCGAGGCATGTGCCAGCCCATCACGCACATGGCCCAGCAACGCATTGCACAGCGCAAACAGGTCCTTGCCGATCCCCGCCACGCCGGCGAAGGCCCCCATGAGCAGGAACAATGGCATCACTGACAGACTGTCCCGGGTAACGAATTGCGAAGGTTCCGAGCCGAGAATCTCCAGCGTACTACGAGAGCCCAGGATATTGGCGACGCCGATGATCCCG belongs to Frigidibacter mobilis and includes:
- a CDS encoding GntR family transcriptional regulator is translated as MTAQGTKTATDTALALDRSGVARYIQLAGLFRRRIETGDWAIGMQIPTVETLAKECGVANMTIRQALSILEREDLIDRFRAKGTFVKNVPKRDLWCEVHTDLSGMLIARSGALIEVLSDERNVPLPKSNDDCGIPVAAYRHLRRRHTRDGQAFLLADIYIDESICDKITDEDLTTKTAMRLVFDIAGAEIADARQILTIGSADLETSSLLNLPISDPIANVKRYAKRKDGSTIILANGIYRGDMVSISMKLK
- a CDS encoding SDR family oxidoreductase — its product is MDLGLSKRRALICGSSQGLGYACAQSLSREGAIVILNGRDEAKLEAAAARLHAETGGEVLFIAADQSDEKGRARLIAGAGDIDILVNNNAGPAPGALVDWDHDALIGAVEMNLIPAVQMMRAFIPGMQARRFGRIVNITSAMVKSPRLFMGLSCAARAGLTAVSKAISREVVIDNVTINNLLPERIDTPRQEFLAQKIMREKGVDRDTARTEISDTIAAKRFGLPHEFGDACAFLCSVQASFISGQNLQVDGGSYEGLV
- a CDS encoding VOC family protein encodes the protein MPLPATIFKPPFSITRMSHAVFQVGDLAASRDFYLEVLGMAISDESADTIWLRGLEEGCHHSLVLKRGAPGCQRVGFRVLMEEDLDLVAAHFSAAGLPTQWVEVPYQSRTLHTVDPVGTPLEFCVSMEVRPRLFHHVERYRGASVQRADHVQVLTPGVALALQFYMGMGFRLSEYVQPDDAPDPVFVFLQRKGNPHDVVFANRGTLQLHHIAYTVPDSAALIHTAELMVRRGEGDRVEFGPARHFSPGLARFLYIRDPDGHRIELFPSHYQTMDVEDAPVRWSPEEFRIGGWQEPPQRWLDEAMSFV
- a CDS encoding TRAP transporter large permease subunit, whose translation is MDHTDPMEGASDPVPAQNWGGRIEMLEGVLRAITQRIAILAVAAILLMSFSTIVDIILRTFFRTAIYGLNELLALLVAVAASTALPYGLSKGSALSVDLLSSFLPGSVKAWLTAVTPILIAVFFALVGMRTWMSAEAMQATRETTMITLTPKAPFFYIMASSCLVVALLQAVMALRLVIVAVAVTGPVARLIALIAAGIAFHSILVLFGLADGAIYQAVLPANSTTLAVVAFVLLWVAIMLGLPIGVTMGVIGIIGVANILGSRSTLEILGSEPSQFVTRDSLSVMPLFLLMGAFAGVAGIGKDLFALCNALLGHVRDGLAHASILACALFGTLTGSSIATQLTVGKIALTEMQQRNYQPSLATGTIAAGGTLGQLIPPSSALILYAILTEQSVGQLFVGAVIPGILATLFYMFTVAVWLWLRPGDAVKGAAASFQEIARAARGSWSVILLLGVVLGGIYLGFFTELEAGSVGAGGAFLVALFRGKLTPSRFWATMADSTGSLAMIYSLIFGVVVLSFFFGISGVPAAFTRFITGLGLSPFGIVLALVACYLVLGTVMDPFAMMVVTIPFFAPLVTGLGFDPVWWGIMTIMCMEAGMISPPFGLNMFVIASLDNRIPIGTVYRGCWPFFASTLFKIGLLLAFPALVTWLPSTM